The Henckelia pumila isolate YLH828 chromosome 2, ASM3356847v2, whole genome shotgun sequence genome includes a window with the following:
- the LOC140881328 gene encoding mitochondrial carrier protein MTM1-like isoform X2 produces MLPRLQAQAAGVPYDGFHRMACFESSTMLQDVKYMPSSACTQPTCSPECTRYKGTLDVFYKVVRQEGFSRLWTGTNASLALAVPSVGIYMPLYDIFRNYMEELTSQNAPTVTPYVPLVAGSLARSVACISCYPVELARTRMQAFKHNQASVKPPGVWKTLIDAVSDIKSSKNPQAIQSYRILWTGLGAQLARDVPFSAVCWSLLEPLRRRILSGLGNEASLPSVLGVNFCAGLLAGSIAAASTCPLDVARTRRQIEKDPTRALTMTTRQTLVEIWRDGGIKGFFTGAGARVARAGPSVGIVVSFYEVVKHALHQRQMTE; encoded by the exons ATGTTGCCAAG GTTGCAAGCTCAGGCAGCTGGGGTGCCCTATGATGGCTTCCATCGAATGGCATGCTTTGAGTCAAGCACG ATGTTGCAAGACGTGAAGTATATGCCGTCATCTGCTTGCACCCAACCAACATGCTCCCCCGAGTGCACCCGTTACAAAGGAACTTTGGATGTATTCTACAAAGTGGTGCGGCAG GAAGGATTCTCACGATTGTGGACAGGAACTAATGCCAGTTTAGCACTTGCAGTCCCTTCT GTGGGAATTTATATGCCTCTGTATGATATTTTCCGCAACTACATGGAAGAGCTTACGTCACAAAATGCCCCAACCGTGACTCCCTATGTTCCTCTAGTTGCTGGTTCCTTAGCACGCTCTGTAGCATGCATAAGTTGTTACCCCGTTGAGCTTGCTAGAACACGTATGCAG GCATTCAAACACAACCAAGCTAGTGTGAAACCTCCAGGAGTGTGGAAAACTTTGATAGATGCTGTCTCTGACATCAAGAGTTCTAAGAATCCTCAAGCTA TTCAAAGCTACCGTATCCTATGGACTGGCCTTGGCGCACAACTAGCTCGTGATGTTCCATTTTCTGCTGTTTGCTGGTCATTGCTCGAGCCA CTCCGAAGGAGAATTCTGAGTGGGTTAGGTAATGAAGCCAGTTTACCCAGTGTCCTTGGGGTAAACTTCTGCGCTGGTTTGTTGGCAGGAAGCATAGCAGCTGCTAGCACATGTCCTCTAGACGTTGCTCGCACGAGACGACAAATAGAG AAAGATCCCACACGAGCATTGACGATGACCACGAGGCAGACTTTGGTTGAGATCTGGAG GGATGGAGGTATAAAGGGATTTTTTACGGGGGCTGGGGCTCGAGTTGCTCGAGCCGGTCCTTCAGTGGGGATTGTGGTATCTTTTTATGAAGTTGTCAAGCATGCCTTGCATCAAAGACAGATGACAGAGTAG
- the LOC140881328 gene encoding mitochondrial carrier protein MTM1-like isoform X1 yields MVGSARQGLPSWIGAATVTRKMEIDNNMVKEESLCKRSSNPKISDAELSFGERAFSAAGAAVISSIIVNPLDVAKVRLQAQAAGVPYDGFHRMACFESSTMLQDVKYMPSSACTQPTCSPECTRYKGTLDVFYKVVRQEGFSRLWTGTNASLALAVPSVGIYMPLYDIFRNYMEELTSQNAPTVTPYVPLVAGSLARSVACISCYPVELARTRMQAFKHNQASVKPPGVWKTLIDAVSDIKSSKNPQAIQSYRILWTGLGAQLARDVPFSAVCWSLLEPLRRRILSGLGNEASLPSVLGVNFCAGLLAGSIAAASTCPLDVARTRRQIEKDPTRALTMTTRQTLVEIWRDGGIKGFFTGAGARVARAGPSVGIVVSFYEVVKHALHQRQMTE; encoded by the exons atggTGGGTTCAGCAAGACAAGGTCTGCCTTCATGGATTGGAGCGGCGACAGTAACAAGAAAAATGGAAATAGATAATAATATGGTGAAAGAGGAATCTTTATGCAAAAGATCATCGAATCCGAAGATTTCTGATGCGGAATTAAGTTTTGGGGAGAGGGCGTTCTCTGCTGCTGGCGCCGCCGTGATATCTTCTATCATCGTCAACCCTCTTGATGTTGCCAAG GTTAGGTTGCAAGCTCAGGCAGCTGGGGTGCCCTATGATGGCTTCCATCGAATGGCATGCTTTGAGTCAAGCACG ATGTTGCAAGACGTGAAGTATATGCCGTCATCTGCTTGCACCCAACCAACATGCTCCCCCGAGTGCACCCGTTACAAAGGAACTTTGGATGTATTCTACAAAGTGGTGCGGCAG GAAGGATTCTCACGATTGTGGACAGGAACTAATGCCAGTTTAGCACTTGCAGTCCCTTCT GTGGGAATTTATATGCCTCTGTATGATATTTTCCGCAACTACATGGAAGAGCTTACGTCACAAAATGCCCCAACCGTGACTCCCTATGTTCCTCTAGTTGCTGGTTCCTTAGCACGCTCTGTAGCATGCATAAGTTGTTACCCCGTTGAGCTTGCTAGAACACGTATGCAG GCATTCAAACACAACCAAGCTAGTGTGAAACCTCCAGGAGTGTGGAAAACTTTGATAGATGCTGTCTCTGACATCAAGAGTTCTAAGAATCCTCAAGCTA TTCAAAGCTACCGTATCCTATGGACTGGCCTTGGCGCACAACTAGCTCGTGATGTTCCATTTTCTGCTGTTTGCTGGTCATTGCTCGAGCCA CTCCGAAGGAGAATTCTGAGTGGGTTAGGTAATGAAGCCAGTTTACCCAGTGTCCTTGGGGTAAACTTCTGCGCTGGTTTGTTGGCAGGAAGCATAGCAGCTGCTAGCACATGTCCTCTAGACGTTGCTCGCACGAGACGACAAATAGAG AAAGATCCCACACGAGCATTGACGATGACCACGAGGCAGACTTTGGTTGAGATCTGGAG GGATGGAGGTATAAAGGGATTTTTTACGGGGGCTGGGGCTCGAGTTGCTCGAGCCGGTCCTTCAGTGGGGATTGTGGTATCTTTTTATGAAGTTGTCAAGCATGCCTTGCATCAAAGACAGATGACAGAGTAG